A segment of the Cotesia glomerata isolate CgM1 linkage group LG2, MPM_Cglom_v2.3, whole genome shotgun sequence genome:
taatgttagaGGCCATCTACGACTAGTTCTAGCTACATCATATTTGGCTCGCATTTGGTCCACAATATCAACAGCTGCTTTAGTCTTATTATAGTAGGTAATTATTTCAggctttttttatcatcagtCTCTTCGTCTATGGCATTCGATCTGTGCATAGATGAAATCAAaattgtacaattttttttttttgctttgagAAATGTATGATACCATTGTTATATTGCGGTAAAAAGCAAATAATGACGAACAAGGATCACGTTTTTTAACAGTCACAAACCCAGGAGGTATTTGAGGCTTGTTTTTTCTTAACGTTGCAACCACTGTGATTTTGTGCTTTTCGAGAAGATCAATAACGAGAGGAAGTGATGAAAACCAGTTGTCCATCGTAATATTACGTCCGGTATTCAAAATCGAGTGACAAACTCTTTGAACCACATCAAACGGCTTGTTACTCACTTGATATTCTTCTGAAAGCTGCTTGCCAACGTAAAGTTCCATATTAGATGTATAAAATGATTCAGTATCCACCATTCCAAAAATCTTTAAGCCATAGCGATCAGGCTTAGATGGAATGTACTGCTTGAAGCTACAACGACCCCTGAAAGCAGCAATCATTTCGTCAATGATTACGTTTACTCCAGAGGAATAATACTTCAaacaacttttattaaaatgatccCAGATTTCTCTAATTGGAGCCAACTTatcggttttttttctttcaattcgAGTTAAAGAATTATCAAACCTTAAAGCACGAAGCAGTAGTCTAAAACGATTTTCTCTCATCACAGCTCTAAAATATTCCGGTGACAATCCATTAGGTTTCCATAAATCATGGATGTCGACATGGGACAAGTTAAGAAGTCCTGAGTAATATAATAATCCAAAAAAAGCTCTCATTTCACACTCATCGGTATCAAGGCAATCTGTTTCACGTGCATATTTAAGTCTTATAACTGATAATTTTTCGTTAGTATGTTGAACAATTTTTGCTATCAATTcagttggaaaaaaaaagttcccaGCATTCCAACACAGTCGTAGAATGATAAGCGAGTCCTTTTACACCCGATTTTTCAGTTGCAATATTGGCGGCTTGCCTTTTACTAATAGGTGGAAAATTCGACGACCAGACAATAGAATCATCTTTACTGAAGTATAATTGCTCCAAATCATCGTCAGATTCATTACCATTAAGTACTTGATTTCTTGTTTCTTTTGAACTACTCGTAGACGTTGCTTCAAGTTCTTCATCAGAGAAGTCTTCAGATTCATCAGGTTCTGCATCAGAGTAGTCATTGTCATTGTCGAACTCCCAACTATCTTTGTcctttgaattattattacgtGCCATTgtatctaaaatttatttaaaaaaattaaaaatttacctcatcaaaaatgtttatagaacaacttcatttttttaattgtttcgtTTTAATTCATTcgtatcattattattgttttcaaattaactatatttaaaaaagaatattttataaataatttatgtggTATGCAcaaataagaaatttaatgttagtaataaaaatgacaaaaattttttacaattgacaatttttacatttaaaaaaaaatcaaatatttaaaaagtaaaagaatAAACATCCCGgttaatatttcgaaaattttttatgtatatcaTTGTTTTAacactcaatttttttcaagataagaaattttaaaattacgataatttttgtaaataacaataacattCGAAAATAGGTTAAAGCCTTCGACAATCGACATAAATGTATTACTAGTAAAtgcaagaaaatatttttataaattcattggacattaaaaaaatgaaacaaatttaatagttacttctaattgtaaaatttttaaaaatgtttattatttatgttaaatatttacctCATTATAATTTCCTATGCACGATAACAGCTGGTAACGGTCTGCGCCTGCGCGCCAACACAAATAGTCAGTAGGAAGGGACATACACTGAGAGGTGACAACGCCGCAAGCGAAAATCTACTAACGACTCTGGTCGAGTGATGAGAAAAGTCCCGTAAAtccgtcatttttttttttaactttttttttcacagtttaacaattttgaacatgcttaaaaaaattattagtgtattctaaaataatcaaaggacaaactgaaattttttcagaatatttCAGTGAATATTGAAgtcgtaataaaaaaaataaaattaagcgCGGCGTCACGCTCATAGGGtgaccagtctagggttaacatcaaaaaaccgcgtcgatcgccaccaagccggtcaaaatcggtttatttatttgtgagttatcgttggcgaaaaaaatcgaaagaAGTTACTTTTTCGAATtgctccgaaatttttggtctGATCAGTTTATGTTTAAAAGTAAATCGTAGGATTCGAAAAACTGCTGCGAATgttgccaaccgcgtgaaatcatgaaaatcggtttatccattcaaaagtaattgcaatttgaaaatttaaagaatagtgttttattaaacttctatcagacttttgagcatagaacagctaactctgtaagctcggagagcttgaaataacatataaattatatttttgagctcggataGCTTTAAACgtcataaatgcaattttaagcacttaGGTTGTGGAATTAGCAGAAAGTTGTAGGGATAGCTTTTAGGGTCAagcgttt
Coding sequences within it:
- the LOC123258565 gene encoding piggyBac transposable element-derived protein 4-like, translated to MRAFFGLLYYSGLLNLSHVDIHDLWKPNGLSPEYFRAVMRENRFRLLLRALRFDNSLTRIERKKTDKLAPIREIWDHFNKSCLKYYSSGVNVIIDEMIAAFRGRCSFKQYIPSKPDRYGLKIFGMVDTESFYTSNMELYVGKQLSEEYQVSNKPFDVVQRVCHSILNTGRNITMDNWFSSLPLVIDLLEKHKITVVATLRKNKPQIPPGFVTVKKRDPCSSLFAFYRNITMVSYISQSKKKKLYNFDFIYAQIECHRRRD